From Vibrio artabrorum, a single genomic window includes:
- a CDS encoding YjbF family lipoprotein, whose protein sequence is MLKPLIIFLGLFLAGCSQQFQDVNSTFDEAFFRSSDVELSKEYIQTLPYSSIYAEVNEQGKIFMVLAYVGKNSQTGAEQLKWMSSDKAMIVTENGRIVQTLLLPYDNLSGLAFQPLNSLSSASYSSPDFASVFDVSANPGAQKWQAVYDWQPNYRLGYKANITRTYVGNETVETPLATIDTKKFQEKINFPMLEKEMTNEYWVDNNGKVVKTIQYLGPDMTRLELTVLKNYQSNE, encoded by the coding sequence ATGCTTAAACCTCTAATCATATTCCTTGGTCTTTTTCTTGCTGGTTGTTCTCAGCAGTTTCAAGATGTAAATTCCACTTTTGATGAAGCCTTTTTTAGAAGTTCCGATGTTGAGTTGTCCAAAGAATACATTCAAACTTTACCTTATTCGAGTATTTATGCGGAAGTGAATGAGCAAGGTAAGATTTTTATGGTCTTGGCGTACGTTGGTAAAAATTCGCAAACGGGTGCAGAGCAATTGAAGTGGATGTCTTCTGATAAAGCAATGATCGTCACTGAAAATGGACGTATCGTACAAACTCTATTACTTCCTTACGACAATCTTTCAGGTTTGGCATTTCAACCGTTAAATTCGCTCTCGTCTGCAAGCTACTCATCACCAGACTTTGCTTCTGTGTTTGATGTGTCAGCTAATCCTGGAGCTCAAAAGTGGCAAGCGGTGTACGACTGGCAACCCAATTATCGATTAGGCTATAAAGCGAACATCACCCGAACATACGTGGGAAATGAGACGGTTGAAACGCCGTTAGCGACTATCGATACCAAGAAGTTCCAAGAAAAAATTAACTTCCCAATGCTAGAGAAAGAGATGACCAACGAATATTGGGTCGACAATAACGGTAAAGTAGTCAAAACCATACAGTATTTAGGCCCTGATATGACAAGACTAGAGTTAACCGTGCTTAAGAATTATCAAAGCAATGAATGA
- a CDS encoding capsule biosynthesis GfcC family protein produces MMNCMSHISKMMESRLPAVRVLFMMSALFSLCTVSYASAASNPNITSVDELDSSSSVKTTIELPLQGIALEYKANVRLLQVLDDVNANVNGSLGYFPLSAQLFDKTNTETIEAKKRNVLNQLEAFAVEEPEATFVRQQLAAFKYLNRVFIDLDRNAVISQSDKNPLLVPSSNLRKTSASQTQVFSLYLPQRPTSIQLMGVMKDSVRLHVIEHGTLNDYLDALPSGFVGESADKSVAYVVQPDGVVQTIPYAYWNEQPVYLAPGAIVFMAFYSLPSEYSTLNQDIVDLLRHKVGL; encoded by the coding sequence ATGATGAATTGTATGAGTCACATATCTAAAATGATGGAGAGTCGGTTGCCGGCAGTGAGAGTTCTGTTTATGATGAGCGCACTGTTTTCTCTATGCACAGTAAGCTACGCTTCTGCAGCTTCTAATCCTAATATTACCTCTGTTGATGAACTTGACAGTTCCTCTTCAGTTAAAACAACAATCGAGCTACCCCTTCAAGGTATAGCGCTTGAGTATAAAGCTAACGTCCGACTGCTTCAGGTATTAGACGACGTTAACGCGAATGTTAATGGCAGTCTTGGTTACTTCCCTCTTTCCGCTCAACTGTTTGATAAAACCAATACTGAAACTATCGAAGCCAAAAAACGTAATGTTCTGAATCAGCTTGAAGCTTTCGCGGTAGAAGAGCCGGAAGCAACCTTTGTTCGCCAACAGTTAGCCGCCTTTAAATACCTTAATCGAGTTTTTATTGATTTAGATCGTAATGCTGTTATCTCACAATCAGACAAGAATCCATTACTTGTTCCAAGTTCGAATCTAAGAAAAACGTCGGCCAGTCAAACTCAAGTGTTTTCTCTATACCTACCACAACGACCCACATCTATTCAGTTGATGGGAGTAATGAAAGATTCAGTAAGATTGCATGTGATTGAACATGGAACGTTGAATGATTATCTCGATGCATTACCAAGTGGTTTTGTTGGAGAGTCTGCCGATAAAAGCGTGGCATATGTTGTTCAGCCAGATGGCGTGGTACAAACCATCCCATATGCTTACTGGAACGAACAGCCAGTTTACTTAGCGCCAGGTGCCATCGTGTTTATGGCGTTTTACTCTTTGCCATCAGAATACTCAACGTTGAACCAAGATATCGTTGATTTGTTACGTCATAAGGTTGGCCTGTAA
- a CDS encoding YjbH domain-containing protein has translation MLKQKSFPLSAVCTSVICALLMTSSASVFADTVRGETLDAKTVVDSSSIRAEKSSFNDSEYRTSQMNFGGVGLMQMPTGRMAPEGEFNFSASFNNEYHFYNVSLQVMPWLETTIRYTQVQDLLYSGGGNQNCSQNSFSGCTKYTDKGIDFKLRLIEEGYYLPEVSVGVRDFGGTGLFDGEFVAATKRFGPVDFTLGMAWGYMGTSGNFTNPLCKASDKYCKRPSDYKGNGGSVDFERWFKGDTAIYGGFEYQTPYKPLTLKLEYDGNDYSQDYPVVRGSVDMTQHTPWNVGAVYHFADWGEAKVSYERGDTLTLGFDFSTNFNEMYSVWRDTETAELRPSGVETVDDINMAALAKELETIAGYEQAQILIDDNSIVVKGSQVKYRDRDIALERGATVIANAVPSYIDTYKIIENDKSMELTETTVDAQAFKAAANNHYLNAQTSDATNTHEPERKKSVIYLDGRERFDVSISPNLAQSFGSAENFYLYSLGLYTKASFWALNNVELSGSLYVNLVDNYDKFNYEIPSDGTDQTPRVRTLFRSYVDEPVRLDRLQLTWFEDYGSGVYTQAYGGYLESMFAGVGGEILYRPFNQNWAIGADMTAISQRDPESWFGTFDQEIQVNPSDSSRTYKVVDKGTTGFITGYYIPQWDFLSNTLLKVGVGKFLAGDIGTRIDFSKQFKSGVIAGAFVSLTDMTTEEYGEGSYTKGFYVSIPFDLITVKPSSSRAGFTWLPITRDGGQVLNKQYNLFDQTDARSPWFQRPSSVK, from the coding sequence ATGCTGAAGCAGAAATCATTCCCTCTATCGGCAGTGTGTACCTCGGTTATCTGCGCCTTGTTAATGACCAGTAGTGCTTCTGTTTTTGCAGACACGGTTCGTGGTGAAACGCTTGATGCAAAAACGGTCGTTGATTCTTCTTCGATTCGAGCGGAGAAATCATCATTCAACGATAGCGAATACAGAACATCGCAAATGAACTTTGGTGGGGTTGGCTTAATGCAAATGCCAACAGGTCGAATGGCACCAGAAGGTGAGTTTAATTTTAGCGCTTCGTTTAATAACGAATACCATTTTTATAATGTAAGCCTACAGGTGATGCCTTGGCTTGAAACCACCATTCGTTATACACAAGTACAAGATCTCCTTTATAGCGGTGGGGGGAATCAAAATTGCTCTCAAAACTCATTCAGTGGTTGTACTAAATACACAGATAAAGGTATTGACTTTAAACTGCGTTTAATCGAAGAGGGGTACTACTTACCGGAAGTGTCGGTAGGTGTGCGTGACTTTGGTGGTACCGGCCTGTTTGATGGCGAATTTGTCGCGGCAACTAAGCGCTTTGGTCCCGTTGATTTTACCCTGGGCATGGCATGGGGATACATGGGCACCAGTGGCAACTTTACCAACCCTCTGTGTAAAGCCAGTGATAAGTATTGTAAACGCCCGTCTGATTATAAAGGCAATGGCGGCAGTGTCGATTTTGAGCGTTGGTTTAAAGGTGATACAGCAATTTATGGTGGCTTTGAATATCAAACCCCTTATAAGCCATTAACCCTGAAGCTTGAATACGATGGTAATGATTATTCTCAAGATTACCCCGTAGTGCGTGGTAGTGTCGACATGACACAACACACGCCTTGGAACGTTGGCGCTGTGTATCACTTTGCCGATTGGGGGGAAGCTAAAGTGAGCTATGAGCGAGGTGATACTTTAACCCTTGGTTTTGATTTCTCGACCAATTTTAATGAAATGTATTCTGTGTGGCGAGATACTGAAACAGCAGAATTGCGCCCAAGCGGTGTCGAAACGGTTGATGATATTAACATGGCAGCCCTTGCTAAAGAGCTTGAAACGATCGCTGGCTATGAACAAGCGCAAATCTTGATTGACGATAACAGTATTGTGGTAAAGGGTAGTCAGGTTAAGTACCGAGACAGAGATATCGCCCTTGAACGCGGTGCGACCGTGATTGCGAATGCGGTACCGAGTTACATCGATACCTATAAAATCATCGAAAACGATAAATCGATGGAACTCACCGAGACAACGGTAGATGCTCAAGCATTCAAAGCGGCGGCTAACAATCATTACCTTAATGCTCAAACCAGTGACGCAACAAACACTCACGAACCAGAGCGTAAGAAATCCGTGATTTATCTCGATGGGCGTGAGCGATTCGATGTGTCGATTTCACCAAACCTAGCTCAGTCGTTTGGTTCGGCCGAAAACTTCTACTTGTACAGTTTGGGCTTATACACCAAAGCTTCATTTTGGGCGTTAAACAATGTCGAACTGTCGGGCTCTCTTTACGTCAACTTAGTTGATAACTACGATAAGTTTAATTACGAAATCCCATCTGACGGCACAGACCAAACGCCAAGAGTAAGAACCTTGTTCCGCTCTTACGTTGACGAGCCAGTTCGCTTAGATCGCTTACAATTGACTTGGTTTGAAGACTATGGCAGCGGTGTCTACACCCAAGCTTATGGTGGTTACCTCGAGAGCATGTTTGCGGGCGTGGGTGGCGAAATCCTTTATCGACCATTCAACCAAAACTGGGCAATTGGTGCAGACATGACCGCCATTAGCCAGCGAGATCCAGAAAGCTGGTTTGGCACGTTTGATCAAGAGATCCAAGTCAACCCGAGCGACAGTAGCCGAACGTATAAAGTGGTCGATAAAGGTACGACTGGCTTTATTACCGGTTACTACATACCACAATGGGATTTCTTGAGCAATACACTACTTAAAGTCGGTGTGGGTAAATTCCTTGCGGGTGATATCGGTACTCGTATCGATTTCTCTAAGCAGTTCAAGAGTGGTGTGATAGCTGGCGCATTTGTCAGTTTAACCGACATGACAACAGAAGAGTACGGTGAAGGCAGTTATACCAAAGGTTTCTATGTATCAATTCCGTTTGATTTGATCACTGTAAAACCAAGCTCAAGCCGTGCTGGCTTTACTTGGTTACCGATCACGCGTGACGGCGGCCAAGTGCTGAACAAGCAATACAACTTGTTCGACCAAACCGACGCTCGCTCACCTTGGTTCCAAAGACCAAGCAGCGTGAAATAG
- a CDS encoding polysaccharide export protein, which yields MKTNKYRLLLALLPALLTGCATPGTHLSTGNKNVIQPSGEQQESDISDVVNLYPLTAQSVSSYRNETLSVAQANPELDVDIAKYEYQVGVGDILNITIWDHPELTIPAGSYRSSTEAGNWVHADGTIFYPYIGTVEVAGKTVREVRTDIENRLAKYIESPQVDVNVAAFRSKKVYITGEVSKPGQQPITNIPLTLLDAVNRSGGLSEDADWRHVSVTRNGVEENLSLYGLMQRGDLTQNRLLQAGDIVHVPRNDNQKVFVMGEVKEPKVLKIDRVGMSLTEALSNVGGINELTADATGVFVIRTSDDKSERMADIYQLNIEDASALVIGTEFDLKPYDIVYVTAAPISRWNRVIGQLLPTINGFNNLTEGMLRVRNW from the coding sequence ATGAAGACTAATAAATATCGTCTCCTTTTGGCGCTACTTCCAGCACTGCTTACAGGGTGCGCGACTCCAGGAACTCACCTTTCTACTGGCAACAAGAATGTGATTCAGCCTTCAGGGGAACAGCAAGAATCTGATATTTCTGATGTGGTCAATCTTTACCCACTCACGGCTCAGTCTGTATCTAGCTATCGAAATGAAACTTTATCGGTTGCACAAGCAAACCCGGAACTTGATGTTGATATTGCCAAATATGAATATCAAGTGGGTGTTGGTGATATCTTGAATATTACCATTTGGGATCACCCTGAGTTGACGATACCGGCAGGCTCTTACCGTAGTAGCACAGAAGCGGGTAACTGGGTTCATGCCGATGGTACTATCTTCTATCCGTACATTGGTACCGTCGAAGTAGCCGGAAAAACTGTTCGCGAAGTGCGTACTGATATTGAAAATCGTTTAGCTAAATACATCGAAAGCCCTCAAGTTGATGTTAACGTAGCGGCTTTCCGCTCTAAGAAAGTCTATATTACGGGTGAAGTCTCTAAACCTGGCCAGCAGCCAATCACTAATATCCCATTAACATTACTGGATGCCGTGAACCGTTCGGGTGGTTTATCTGAAGATGCTGATTGGCGTCATGTTTCAGTAACCCGTAATGGCGTGGAAGAAAACCTTTCGCTTTATGGTTTAATGCAACGTGGTGACCTAACGCAAAACCGCTTACTGCAAGCGGGTGATATTGTTCACGTGCCTCGTAACGATAACCAGAAAGTCTTCGTGATGGGTGAAGTGAAAGAACCTAAGGTATTGAAGATTGATCGCGTAGGAATGAGCCTGACAGAAGCATTGAGTAATGTTGGTGGTATCAATGAGCTCACTGCCGATGCAACGGGTGTGTTTGTAATCCGAACTTCAGATGATAAATCAGAACGGATGGCGGACATCTACCAACTGAATATCGAAGATGCTTCAGCCTTGGTGATTGGCACCGAGTTTGATTTAAAGCCTTACGACATTGTTTATGTAACGGCAGCGCCAATCAGTCGCTGGAACCGTGTTATTGGCCAGTTGCTTCCAACCATCAATGGATTTAACAATCTAACAGAAGGTATGTTGCGCGTTCGTAATTGGTAA
- a CDS encoding low molecular weight protein-tyrosine-phosphatase — protein MFNKILVVCVGNICRSPTGERVLQKLLPNKEVASAGIAAEKSRLIGKPADETATLIASENGVDVENHQSQQVTPQLCAQYDLILVMEKGHLEALTQISPEARGKTMLFGQWIGQKDIPDPYRQSREAFEHAYKLIDESAQAWAKKL, from the coding sequence ATGTTTAATAAAATTTTGGTGGTGTGCGTCGGTAATATTTGCCGCTCACCGACTGGAGAACGTGTTCTTCAAAAATTGCTTCCCAATAAAGAAGTGGCCTCCGCAGGTATTGCTGCCGAAAAAAGTCGTTTAATTGGTAAACCCGCAGATGAAACGGCGACGTTGATTGCCTCTGAAAATGGTGTCGATGTTGAAAATCATCAGTCTCAACAAGTCACACCGCAGCTTTGTGCTCAGTATGATTTAATATTGGTGATGGAAAAGGGCCATTTAGAAGCGCTTACTCAAATATCACCGGAAGCGCGTGGTAAAACTATGCTATTTGGTCAGTGGATTGGTCAGAAAGACATTCCCGATCCGTATCGTCAAAGCCGTGAAGCATTTGAGCATGCTTATAAGTTGATTGACGAAAGTGCACAAGCTTGGGCGAAAAAACTGTAA
- a CDS encoding polysaccharide biosynthesis tyrosine autokinase yields the protein MTTQPYQQSHTDNSDEIDLGILLGILLDAKWLIILTTFAFAVFGIAFALLSTPIYKADALIQIEEKSSGGISSMVGDMGELFSQESSATTEIEIIKSRMILGETVDKFNLTTVISPNYVPIVGKGFARLTGDINHITVNRFTLPSHASGYRHTIQILDAEKGTYQLVRDDERVILKGKVGELAAADGYSLFVAGFESYNGFEFTIGKRSRLEAIEWLKSSLSLSEQGRQTGILNLSFEGENKQQISEILNHISRIYFLQNVKRNSAEAEKSLSFLNSHLPSIKAELTGYEDVLNNYRQKNESIDLGLEAQSTLKTMVELEAQLNELTFKESDISQRFTKDHPAYKSLIDKRKTLLDERERLNKQVQKLPKTQREVLRMKRDVEVSQQIYIQLLNKVQELSIIKASTVGNVRILDDAQVYAGAVRPKKPLIVVLATLLGGMLSVAFVLVKAAFHRGVESPDQIEQIGLPVYAAVPKSDLQIKLTNRFKSKKQKTKDTQALLAESNPADLSVEALRGLRTSLHFAMLEAKNNILMISGPAPGIGKSFISTNFAAVAAKTGQKVLLIDADMRKGYLQQSFGVNWDNGLSDLLSSKAEFAQSVKSTPVENLEIITRGQVPPNPSELLMHPRFAELMEWSSKEYDLVIIDTPPILAVTDPSIVGAFAGTTLMVARYGQNTVKEIDVARNRFEQSGIEVKGVIFNAIEKKASSSYGYGYYNYAYSSDKK from the coding sequence ATGACAACACAACCATATCAGCAATCACACACAGATAACTCTGATGAGATAGATTTAGGAATACTGCTTGGCATTCTGCTGGACGCTAAATGGTTAATCATACTGACCACATTCGCTTTTGCTGTGTTTGGTATTGCGTTTGCTCTGCTTTCAACACCAATATACAAAGCCGATGCATTGATTCAGATTGAAGAGAAGAGCTCTGGTGGCATTTCATCGATGGTTGGTGACATGGGCGAGTTGTTCTCTCAAGAATCTTCTGCGACGACGGAAATTGAGATCATCAAATCTCGTATGATCTTGGGTGAAACGGTTGATAAGTTTAACCTCACTACTGTGATATCGCCTAATTATGTACCTATTGTTGGTAAAGGTTTTGCTCGCTTAACTGGCGATATCAACCACATCACAGTGAATCGCTTTACCTTGCCAAGCCATGCAAGCGGTTATAGGCACACGATTCAAATTCTTGATGCTGAAAAAGGCACTTATCAGCTCGTGCGTGACGATGAACGCGTTATCTTGAAGGGGAAAGTGGGTGAACTCGCGGCAGCCGACGGCTACAGCTTGTTTGTTGCTGGCTTTGAATCATATAATGGCTTTGAATTTACCATTGGCAAACGCAGCCGATTAGAAGCCATTGAATGGTTAAAATCTTCTTTGTCTCTATCTGAGCAAGGTAGGCAAACAGGCATTTTGAATTTAAGCTTTGAAGGTGAAAACAAACAGCAGATCTCTGAAATCCTTAATCACATTAGCCGGATCTATTTCTTACAAAACGTGAAGCGTAACTCAGCAGAAGCTGAGAAGAGCCTCTCTTTCTTAAATAGTCATCTTCCGAGTATTAAAGCTGAGTTAACCGGCTATGAAGACGTACTAAACAATTACCGCCAAAAGAATGAATCGATCGATTTGGGCTTAGAAGCACAATCTACCCTAAAGACAATGGTAGAGCTTGAAGCGCAGTTGAATGAATTGACGTTTAAAGAGAGTGATATCAGCCAGCGTTTTACTAAAGATCACCCAGCGTATAAATCACTGATTGATAAACGCAAAACGTTATTGGATGAGCGAGAACGCCTAAACAAGCAAGTACAGAAGCTGCCAAAAACACAACGTGAAGTACTGCGTATGAAACGTGATGTTGAAGTAAGCCAACAAATATACATCCAGTTATTAAACAAGGTTCAAGAGCTCAGCATTATCAAAGCCAGTACGGTCGGTAACGTTCGTATCTTAGATGATGCCCAAGTGTATGCTGGCGCCGTTAGACCTAAGAAGCCGCTAATTGTTGTATTGGCGACACTATTGGGGGGCATGTTAAGTGTGGCGTTTGTGTTAGTGAAAGCGGCGTTCCACCGCGGTGTGGAAAGCCCAGATCAAATTGAACAAATTGGCCTTCCTGTTTATGCAGCGGTACCTAAATCTGATTTACAAATTAAGCTAACTAATCGCTTTAAATCGAAGAAACAGAAGACTAAGGATACTCAAGCACTGCTTGCCGAATCTAACCCTGCGGACCTTTCGGTTGAAGCGCTGCGTGGCCTGCGTACCAGCTTGCATTTTGCGATGCTGGAAGCGAAAAATAACATCCTGATGATTTCAGGCCCTGCGCCGGGCATTGGTAAATCATTCATCTCGACCAACTTTGCCGCAGTAGCCGCTAAAACAGGTCAAAAAGTGCTGTTGATTGATGCCGATATGCGTAAAGGTTACCTACAGCAAAGTTTCGGTGTGAACTGGGACAACGGTCTTTCGGATCTGTTAAGTAGCAAGGCAGAATTCGCTCAGTCAGTGAAGTCGACCCCAGTTGAAAACCTAGAAATCATTACCCGCGGCCAAGTACCACCAAACCCATCTGAGCTGCTGATGCACCCGCGCTTTGCAGAGTTAATGGAATGGTCATCAAAAGAGTATGACCTGGTGATTATCGATACCCCACCAATACTGGCGGTAACCGACCCAAGCATTGTTGGTGCCTTCGCTGGCACCACATTAATGGTGGCGCGTTACGGCCAAAACACCGTAAAAGAGATCGACGTTGCTCGTAATCGTTTCGAACAATCGGGTATCGAAGTGAAAGGAGTTATCTTCAACGCCATCGAGAAAAAAGCATCAAGCTCGTATGGCTACGGTTACTATAACTACGCGTATTCTAGTGATAAAAAATAG
- a CDS encoding MATE family efflux transporter: MQDKHGLLTAPIESTLRTMSIPTIFGMVAILMFNLVDTFFISLLGTQALAAVSFTFPITFAINCITMGIGIGLSTCIGRLLGQGCAHNAARFTCHGLLLAILLVCCASAIGIVSLEPLFTLLGAESDLLPLISDYMLLWYATIPLLVIPMAGNSAIRASGDTKTPAKIMMLAGLINGILDPLLIFGYGPFPELGIQGAAIASGFSWFGALCCSLYILIKREKLLALPNVKSILGDWHQILTIGTPAALSNALNPLAGAIIMMMLAKQGTEAVAAYGAAQRIESILIIVLMSLTSALTPFMAQNFGANNPQRSFKALFLSMRFAVLFQGLIFLMMVPLSTPLSALFSQEESVRGILWHYLLVVPFSYGFQGIVMMLISGMNAMHQPLKAFQWSFMRLFVFALPFAWIGSQINGVEGLFIGLALGNIVGGVSGYCFALRVRAKTI; this comes from the coding sequence ATGCAAGATAAGCACGGGCTATTAACGGCCCCCATTGAGAGTACACTGCGTACTATGTCCATACCGACCATATTCGGTATGGTGGCGATCTTGATGTTCAACCTTGTCGATACCTTCTTTATCTCATTGCTTGGTACCCAAGCGCTTGCGGCGGTGAGTTTTACCTTCCCCATCACCTTCGCTATCAACTGTATTACTATGGGCATTGGGATCGGACTTTCTACGTGCATTGGTCGCCTGTTAGGACAAGGTTGTGCCCATAATGCGGCAAGATTTACCTGCCATGGATTATTACTCGCGATACTTCTGGTCTGTTGCGCTTCCGCCATTGGCATTGTCTCGCTCGAACCTTTGTTTACTTTATTGGGGGCAGAGTCTGATTTACTGCCTCTGATTTCAGACTACATGCTGCTCTGGTATGCCACCATTCCTTTATTGGTCATCCCAATGGCAGGCAACAGTGCCATTCGCGCCAGTGGCGATACCAAAACACCCGCTAAAATTATGATGCTGGCAGGGCTAATCAACGGCATTCTCGACCCTCTGCTCATTTTTGGATATGGCCCATTCCCTGAATTAGGGATTCAAGGTGCTGCAATTGCCAGTGGGTTTAGTTGGTTTGGTGCTCTGTGCTGTTCGCTGTATATCTTGATTAAACGAGAGAAACTTCTGGCTTTACCCAATGTCAAAAGCATCCTTGGCGACTGGCACCAAATACTGACTATCGGCACCCCTGCGGCACTCTCAAATGCCCTTAATCCATTGGCGGGGGCTATTATTATGATGATGCTTGCCAAACAAGGGACCGAAGCCGTGGCCGCTTATGGCGCTGCCCAGCGGATTGAATCCATTCTTATCATTGTGCTAATGTCTCTGACTTCGGCTCTTACCCCTTTTATGGCGCAAAACTTTGGTGCCAACAACCCTCAACGCAGCTTTAAGGCACTGTTTCTCAGTATGCGTTTTGCCGTGCTGTTCCAAGGTTTGATTTTCTTAATGATGGTGCCGCTAAGCACTCCTTTGTCCGCCCTGTTTTCTCAAGAAGAATCCGTACGAGGCATTTTGTGGCATTACCTATTAGTCGTTCCGTTTAGCTATGGGTTCCAAGGTATTGTGATGATGCTGATCAGTGGGATGAATGCCATGCATCAACCACTGAAAGCCTTTCAATGGAGCTTTATGCGTTTGTTTGTCTTTGCCTTGCCCTTTGCGTGGATAGGCAGCCAAATCAATGGCGTCGAAGGACTATTTATAGGCTTAGCCTTGGGGAACATTGTCGGCGGTGTTTCAGGGTATTGCTTTGCACTTCGCGTGAGGGCTAAAACAATATGA
- a CDS encoding LPS O-antigen chain length determinant protein WzzB: MKPQSQPQPYTPENPPMYSSNDEIDLRELFKALWDGKLIIILVTALFAASSVGYALSAQEWWSSSAKITAPQPQNFAVFQQQVKQFQPVFNTYQEDGTVLVNQELDHLIAPEVMFQDFVSAFDSTNSKRDFFDSNSEFQKLKNSSVVGSDMTADVRALYAQWFSRISASKVDKKDSNTPYTLNFQTMTKESSFNWLTAYISAIEAKVHQDTFNNLRVMVDSKRNELMQQKKILEIQARHQLLNETERSQYAMRIAQAAGIDKPIYTGNHKELFGIDLGSRGLQEKVKTLKSIENLTVIEPRLQQINAKLEMLNSLKIDRTVEFQPFRYLSDVEQPINRDKPKRALIVVLGTLLGGMLGVAIVLIRFAFRKED, from the coding sequence GTGAAACCGCAGAGCCAACCACAACCGTACACCCCAGAAAATCCGCCTATGTATAGCTCAAATGATGAAATTGATCTGCGAGAACTTTTTAAAGCATTGTGGGACGGTAAACTCATAATTATTTTGGTGACCGCTTTATTCGCAGCGAGTAGTGTTGGTTACGCGCTGTCAGCTCAAGAGTGGTGGTCTTCCAGTGCTAAAATCACAGCGCCACAACCTCAGAACTTCGCAGTGTTTCAGCAGCAAGTGAAGCAGTTTCAACCTGTTTTTAATACTTATCAAGAAGACGGGACGGTCCTTGTCAACCAAGAGCTAGATCACTTGATTGCTCCTGAAGTGATGTTTCAAGACTTTGTGAGTGCTTTTGATTCAACGAATAGTAAGAGGGATTTCTTCGATAGTAATAGTGAGTTCCAAAAGCTTAAAAACTCTAGTGTTGTTGGTTCGGATATGACTGCTGATGTTAGAGCTTTATATGCTCAATGGTTTAGTCGAATTTCTGCTTCTAAAGTTGATAAAAAGGATAGTAACACACCATATACTCTTAATTTTCAAACAATGACTAAGGAAAGCAGCTTCAATTGGTTAACGGCTTATATATCGGCAATTGAGGCAAAGGTTCATCAAGATACGTTCAATAATTTGCGAGTTATGGTTGATAGTAAACGCAACGAATTGATGCAACAAAAGAAAATTTTAGAAATTCAGGCAAGACATCAGTTATTAAATGAAACTGAGCGATCCCAATATGCGATGCGTATTGCACAAGCTGCTGGTATAGATAAACCTATTTATACGGGGAATCACAAGGAACTATTTGGTATTGACTTAGGATCAAGAGGCTTACAGGAGAAAGTTAAAACGTTAAAATCAATTGAAAATTTAACTGTGATTGAGCCTCGCCTTCAACAAATAAATGCAAAATTAGAGATGTTGAATAGCCTTAAAATTGATCGTACTGTTGAATTTCAACCGTTTCGTTATCTAAGCGATGTGGAGCAACCTATCAATCGAGATAAACCTAAACGCGCTTTGATTGTCGTTCTTGGCACATTGTTAGGTGGCATGTTGGGTGTTGCCATTGTCTTGATACGCTTTGCGTTTAGAAAAGAAGATTAA
- a CDS encoding co-chaperone GroES produces the protein MNIRPLHDRVIVERQEVESKSAGGIVLTGSAAEKSTRGIILAVGKGRILENGSVQPLDVKVGDTVIFAEGYGTKTEKIDGKEVLIMSENDIMAIVE, from the coding sequence ATGAATATCCGTCCTCTACATGACCGAGTTATCGTTGAGCGCCAAGAAGTTGAATCTAAATCTGCTGGTGGCATCGTTTTAACGGGTTCTGCCGCAGAAAAATCGACTCGCGGTATCATTCTAGCTGTTGGCAAAGGCCGCATTCTAGAAAACGGTTCAGTGCAACCGTTGGACGTAAAAGTTGGTGATACCGTTATCTTTGCAGAAGGTTACGGCACGAAAACTGAAAAAATTGACGGCAAAGAAGTTCTGATCATGTCTGAAAACGACATCATGGCGATCGTTGAGTAA